A DNA window from Bdellovibrio sp. BCCA contains the following coding sequences:
- a CDS encoding alkaline phosphatase D family protein yields MKQITKILGPALMKPTTSSMGFWLAFGPGPFEDVKVEIKIEGSANLIKFQRLENSVYNVFITNVDRLNPGTKYRYEIFINGELLPNVTKEGYSFKTLSGVENSNRFALVSCHGVDTWEERITKEKASVGSTFNMWNVLAERVEKDDVDFVVLAGDQVYMDKAFEGKLANANSESIYDVYYKFWSDPAYLRVISRIPSFLMWDDHDLLDGFGSRNDQFNKSGKEEGIFSEYRKKLTQAFYEMQAVRNPSKIKFKVGEIQNFSTSVEVNGDHFHILDLRSERNSFQGILMGDDAWTQLEERTSRTKNGKRHFFVSPVTYFRMDEYTEGNIAEFANYLWNTLRWIEKLPGSRLIKALVWFSFFAMLFLSTQIPSKAGAHFGSSIVLFFLALFFLISEYFRNNKKNSKTVHKLMMFAGGIFGGLASAAILLNLMRENAWYSVGDYLQEFKSVIPNVFLDNWEVLAAALSLVVGGYVVSLLNKSKWPKLRAIVLALLALGTVAALAWTGFPDREPQWGHLINTVALLLSLFYLIVAFLESLNLLDEAAGIDDDVKDGWSSEVNRGELHKFLKLILDRKGKIIPYILSGDIHTGGLSMVSAKSKDSVVRIPQIVSSPITYEPMNHRAEMLTTTKEIREPQVGDLTMEAFNIFYRSERNFAIIDCGSRDGGIKVEFYFEDMVAQKMGPLGCQCGPKGIVGIGALREVTLLEQ; encoded by the coding sequence TTGAAACAAATTACAAAAATCTTGGGACCTGCTCTAATGAAACCAACAACATCTTCGATGGGATTTTGGTTGGCGTTTGGGCCCGGTCCATTCGAAGACGTTAAAGTTGAAATAAAAATTGAGGGATCGGCAAACCTTATTAAGTTTCAGCGTCTTGAAAATTCTGTTTACAATGTTTTTATAACCAATGTCGACAGGTTGAATCCCGGCACTAAATATCGATACGAAATCTTCATAAACGGTGAGCTTCTTCCGAATGTAACAAAAGAGGGATACAGCTTTAAAACTCTAAGTGGAGTTGAAAATAGTAACCGCTTCGCTCTTGTAAGCTGTCATGGTGTCGATACCTGGGAAGAAAGAATCACAAAGGAAAAAGCTTCTGTCGGAAGTACCTTCAATATGTGGAATGTGCTCGCGGAGAGGGTAGAAAAAGACGATGTAGATTTTGTAGTGTTAGCAGGTGACCAAGTTTATATGGATAAAGCTTTCGAGGGAAAGCTTGCGAACGCAAATTCAGAATCAATCTATGATGTATACTACAAGTTTTGGAGTGATCCTGCATATCTGAGAGTTATTTCCCGAATCCCGTCATTTCTGATGTGGGATGATCATGATCTTCTAGATGGCTTCGGTTCCCGCAATGACCAGTTTAATAAGAGTGGAAAAGAAGAAGGGATCTTTAGTGAATATCGAAAAAAACTCACTCAGGCTTTTTATGAAATGCAGGCTGTTCGTAATCCAAGCAAAATAAAATTTAAAGTAGGCGAAATTCAAAACTTCTCTACATCTGTGGAGGTTAATGGCGATCACTTCCATATCTTGGATTTACGATCCGAAAGAAATAGTTTTCAGGGTATCCTTATGGGAGATGACGCTTGGACTCAACTCGAGGAAAGGACTTCTCGTACAAAAAATGGGAAGCGTCACTTCTTCGTTTCTCCAGTGACCTATTTCCGAATGGATGAATACACGGAAGGGAATATTGCAGAGTTTGCAAACTACCTTTGGAATACTTTGCGTTGGATTGAGAAATTGCCCGGAAGTCGTTTGATTAAGGCTCTTGTGTGGTTTTCCTTTTTTGCTATGTTGTTCCTTTCAACTCAAATTCCATCGAAGGCCGGGGCCCATTTTGGATCTTCAATAGTTCTTTTTTTTCTAGCGTTGTTTTTTCTGATTAGTGAGTATTTTCGTAATAATAAAAAGAACTCCAAAACAGTGCATAAACTTATGATGTTCGCAGGAGGAATTTTCGGGGGGCTGGCTTCGGCGGCGATACTTCTAAATCTAATGCGCGAGAATGCATGGTATTCAGTTGGTGATTACTTACAAGAATTTAAGAGTGTCATTCCAAATGTGTTCTTGGATAACTGGGAGGTTTTAGCGGCGGCTTTGTCTCTTGTTGTTGGTGGTTATGTGGTGTCTTTGTTAAATAAATCTAAGTGGCCCAAGCTTCGTGCAATTGTGTTGGCGCTTCTAGCACTGGGCACCGTTGCGGCTCTTGCGTGGACTGGATTCCCTGACAGAGAACCGCAGTGGGGACACTTAATAAACACAGTGGCTTTGTTGTTGAGTTTATTTTATCTAATCGTGGCCTTTCTTGAGTCTCTTAACTTGTTAGACGAAGCTGCGGGAATTGACGATGACGTTAAAGATGGCTGGAGTTCCGAGGTTAATAGAGGGGAGTTACATAAATTTTTGAAACTCATTTTAGATAGAAAAGGAAAAATCATCCCCTATATTTTATCCGGAGATATTCACACAGGTGGGCTTTCTATGGTGTCGGCAAAATCTAAGGACAGTGTTGTGCGAATTCCGCAAATTGTATCTTCTCCGATAACCTATGAGCCGATGAATCACAGAGCAGAGATGTTGACGACAACAAAAGAAATTAGAGAGCCTCAAGTTGGTGATTTAACGATGGAAGCCTTCAATATCTTTTATCGTTCTGAAAGAAATTTTGCGATTATAGACTGCGGCAGCAGAGATGGTGGGATTAAAGTTGAATTTTATTTTGAAGATATGGTCGCTCAGAAGATGGGACCGCTTGGTTGTCAATGCGGTCCGAAGGGAATAGTAGGGATTGGTGCTTTACGGGAAGTTACGCTCTTAGAGCAGTGA